The genomic DNA TTTCGCCCTGTCCACCGCGCTCAAGGACACCCGTCTCATCCTCGAGGCCGCCGGACGTTCCGGGGTGATCCTGGACCTGGTCGCCGCGTCGGCCGACCGGTTCGAGCGCGCGGAGGCGGCCGGCCACGGCGGCGAGGACATGATCGCCACCTACTACGCGGGCCGTCCGCCGGAGTAGGCCGTCGACTGACCGTCGACGGCCGCGGCACGAGCCGGGGCCACGCGCTCCGTGGCTCCGCCGAACGCGAGGAACGTGGTGCGTGAGGCGAGCAGCCAGACCCCGCCGACCTTGCGGAACGTGTCCTCGTAGTGACCGGTGTTGGCGGGCAGCCGAGGTGACGGCAGGCTGTCGCTCCGGCCGTCGACCCGATAGGTCGCGAAGTAGGTCGTCGACGACGCGGTCGTCGCCGAGTCCACTGTGACGAGGATGTTCGTACACATCCGCCGTGACAACCGGTCTTCCGGCCGGCCGCCGAAGTAGTCACGCAGCGCCGCGCGCCCCACGATGCGACGTTCGCCACCGGGCCATTCCCATGTGCCGTCGGCGGTGAACAGCTCGGCGACCGTGGCCGGTTCCCCGAGGTCGAGCCGGCGGACGAACTCGATGACGAGACGTTCGCAGGCCCGCTCGGCGAGCAACAGTTCCAACTGGTCAAGGGAGGAACGGGAGTTGTTCGACATCCCGAAGTCCTATCAGTCCCGGTCGAGGCACGTGCCACAGCATTTCAGCCGACCGCCCCCGTCAGACGACGTGCACCCCGTGCCGTACGACCGCGTCGAAGAGATAGCCCTGCGTGTTGTGGACCGCGACGTCCGGCTGCGCACGCCCCGTCCGGTCCGTCGCCCGCGCCAGCAGGACCGCCGGACCCCGTTCCTTCGGCAGCCAGTCGGCAGACCAGCGGACCCAGCTTCCGCTGCGGGGCTCGTCGCGCAGCCGGGCGTGCCGCCACCGGGCGCCGCCGTCGGTGCTGACCTCGACGGTGCGCACCGGGGCCCCGCCCGACCAGGAACGTCCCGTGAGCACCTGGCGCCGATGCACGGGAACCGACGCGCCGGGTGCCAGTTCGAACGCGCTCTTCAGTGTCTGCCGGGTCAGCGGTGCGCTGCCCTCCGGCGGGTACGCGGGGCCGAACAGCCGGTAGAGACCGGTGTTCCACGGTGAGAGCAGGGGTTCTGCACTCACCTCGATGTCGCCGACCCACTTGATGTTCGCGATACCGACCCAGGACGGCACGATCATCCGCACCGGGTATCCGTGGTCGGGCGGCAGAGGCCTGCCGTTCATCTCGTACGCGAGAACCACATCGTCCAGCGCCTTCGCGACGGGCAGCGGCCGCCGCACCCGGCCCAGGTTCGTCCCGTCGCTGACGACCTCGTCGTCGAGCCCGCGGGGCAACACGTCGACCGCGTTCCTGCCGATGCCCGCCCGCCGCAGTACATCCGCGAGCCGCACTCCGCGCCAGCGGGCCGTACCGATTGCGCCCAGGGTCCATGCGGTGCCGCTGACCTGCTGGTTCTGCTGCGTTGAGTAGAAGCTGCGGGCGTTCCCCGCGCATTCGACGAACGCGGTGCGGGTGACGGACGGCAGGGCGCGCAGCTGGTCGTACGTGAAGTCCACGGCCGAGCCCGTCAGTCCGCTGCCCCATACGGTGAGCCGCCAGCCGGCTGCGTCGATCCGTGGTGTGACGGTGTGATTGCGTACGAAGAACCGGTCGGCCGGAGTGAGCAGGCCGGTGGACCGTAGCGCCGCGAAGTTGGTCTCGGCATTGGTGCCGCGCACGGTGAACAGCTCGGGTGGCAGCGGTTTCACGATGCCGGGGGCGGGTGAGCCGGCAGCCTGGGCGGGGGCTGCCGACACCAGACCGGTCACCGATGCGGCGGCCACGAACCTCAGCAGATCACGGCGCTGGATACCGGCGGACCGGGCAGCCCCGCGCGACCACTGGCGCAGTCGCATCCGGTCGTACGCGGCCTCGGACGGCGGAACGGATCTCATGAACACTCCAGGGTGGGGAGACAACAACCGGGCCGGTGCAGCGGCAGGATGCAGCGAGGGCGGAAGCTTGCCTCCGGCATGCCGTGAGGCTGCAACACCCTGCAAGAGAGGAGAGTCGAGGGAGTGGCGTGGTGGTCGGTCAGTCGGCCGTGGAAGCGCCGGACGGGATCCCGAACGCCGGGGCCGGTACGGTGTCGGGGCTGATCAGGACGGACGGGCGGCCGTCCGTGCCGATCGGGACATCGCCGTCGACGGTGACCCGGCGCAGTTTGCGGTCGTGCGTGCCGGAGTCGTCCACGCCGTAGTGCTGGGTGGCGCGGTTGTCCCAGATGGCCACATCCCCCGTCCGCCACTGCCAGCGCACGGTGTTCTCCGGACGCTCGATGTGGGACTGGAACAGATCGATCAGGGCCCTGGAGTCGCGGCCGGTGAGCCCGGCGATCCGCTGGACGAAGTTGCCGAGGAGCAGCACCCGTTCGCCGGTCTCGGGGTGGACACGCACCACCGGATGCTCGGTGCGGAACTTCGTGGAGGTGAACACCTCGCGGTACTTGGCGAACGCCTCGGGCCGGGCGTCGGGGCGCACCGCCGCGTAGTCGTAGTCGTTGGAGTGGATCGCCCGGAGACCGTCGGCGAGGGCGCGCAGCGACTCGGGCAGTTCGGCGTAGGCGGCTGCCGTGTTGGACCACAGGGTGTTGCCGCCGTACGGCGGAACGGTCACCGCCCGCAGGATGGAGAATGCCGGGTAGGCGGGCACGAAGGTGACGTCGGTGTGCCACTGGTTGGCCCGGCCACCGTGGTCGGAGTCGATGCCGAGCGCGTAGCGGCCGTCGGCGGACGGGACGGTCGGGTGGGCGACCGGGGTACCGAGGAGCCGTCCGAACGCCTCGTGGCTCTCCCCGTCCAGGTGGTCCTGGCCACGGAAGAAGATCACCTTGTGCTCGAGTGCCGCGGCGCGCACGGCTGCCACGACGGCGGGTTCGAGATCGCCGCCGAGCCGGACGCCGGACACGACGGCTCCGATACGTCCGCCGATCCTCTGGACGGTGACGGGGCTGGTGGCGACGGTGGTGGTGTCGGGGGCCGGGTCGACGACGGGTGCAGAGGTCATGGCGGAGCCCTTTCCGTATGGAAATGGTGTGTCTGGGAGTGACGGACGAGCGCGGGCACGGCCGTGCGTCGGCGGTGCCCGGGTGGGAGTCGTCGCTGCAACAACGTCTGTGCGTGTGTCAGCTGTTCAGCTGAGCCGGTCGCAGCGGAGAGCGCGGCTACACGCCGCGGACGCTACGCGTCCCAGATCGACGTGGCGCCGCGAGACGAGAGTCGAAGTCGCGGACATGCCGCGAGCGTGTCAGCGGCTCCGGAGCCCGTCAACTCCGGTCGCGCTGTCCGCGGAGAGGCCCCGAGGTCCGGAGCGGACGACGCTCACCTCACTGCCCTGCAGCCACCCACGTGGCCTCTGACCTGCACAGTCAGATCCATTCGCAGGAGTGCGCGGAGACCGGCGGGCGTGCGGCGGCGGGCACCCGGGGGCCCCGCCCGATTTCATCAAGCCGCAATGTGGGGGAGGGGCGGCGACAGGAGCCGCGCAGAACCGCCCCACCGGTACGGGGGAGCCCGGTGGGGCGGTCGCCACCAGCCTGCCACAGGCGGCGACCGAATGGGGCCCGACCGGCACGCGTCCGTGGGCAGTTGAGTGGAAATCGATCCCGGACCGGATGGTGGGCGCCGTCGGGCGCGCGAGTATCCGACGAGGACATGCGTGACGGAGAGGACATGCGTGACGGTGGGGAGTCCTGCGCCGTGCAGTGGTGGCTGCTGAGCCCCGACAGCGGGCCGCGTCCACCGTCTCCGGCGAATGGGGGACGTCGTCGACCATCGGTGTCGCCTGGCCTGACCACACCGGTGCGCACTCCGGCCGGTCCTCGCTGCGCGAGCCGGCCAGGCTCTGTGCGTGCGGGCAGTCGGGTCCGGCGGATCGCTTTGCGGACCGGCTCATGGTCGGTGCACAGCAGATTGACCGTGTAAGGCGGCGGGGCGGGGCCTGTCGGTAAGTACGCGGCCCCACCCGGATTCATTGCGGCCCTGTGAACAGTCCACCACCCGGGAATACATGCATGCCGCACGGAGCTCTTGCAGCTGTAGCCGGTAACGGCTGCCGAGGTGGCCGATGCCATGAACCGGAGCGAGGGAGCTCATGCCCAAGGCGTACGTATTCACCCGCAGCGGCGGACCGGAGGTGGAAGCCCTCGTCGAGCAGGAGGCGCCCACCCCCGGGCCCGGGGAACTGCTCGTCGCGGTCCGTGCCGCCGGGGTCAACCCGGTCGACTGGAAGCTGCGCAACGGATACACCAGGCCCGGCAGCGAACCGCCGCAGTATCCCGCCGTGTTCGGTAGCGAAGCGGCCGGGGTGGTCGAGCAGGTCGGCCCCGGAGTCGACGAGTTCGCAGTCGGGGACGCGGTCTTCGGCAACCCGCTGACCGGTGGTTACGCCGAGTACACCCTGATGCCCGTCGCGGTCACCGCGCACAAGCCGGAGGGGCTGTCGTTCACCGACGCGGCCGCACTGCCGGTCGCGGCGGCCACCGCGTACGACGGCATTCGCCAGCTGGACCCCGCGCCCGGATCGACCCTGCTGATCAACGGCGCCGGAGGCGGCGTCGGTGTGGCAGCGGTGCAGCTCGCACGCCACTTCGGGGTCCGGGTCATCGGTACGGCGAGCGCGGCCAAGAAGGACTTCGTCGAGTCGCTCGGCGCCGTGCACGTACCGGCCGGACCCGGCGTCGTCGACCGCGTGCGGGCAGTGGCCCCGGACGGGGTCGACGCGGTCTACGACCTGGTAGGCGGTGACGCCCTGCGGGCCGTCGCGGAGCTGCTCACGGACCGGAAGCGGCTGATCAGCGCAGGGGGCAAGCCGCTGGCCGTGGAACTCGGCGGGGCAGCCGTCGTCCGGGCCCGTACCGCCGCCGTTCTCGACGAAGTGGCCCGCCTCGCCGTCAGCGGCGCCTTCAGGACGTACGTGACACAGACCTACCCGCTCGCCGAAGCCGCCACGGCGCTGCGCGCGGTGGAGAGCGGACACACCCGCGGAAAGATCGTGATCGAGGTGGCCGCCGCATGAGCGCCGCGTACCCCACGGTCCCCGGGGCGCACCCGCTGGACAACCCGGCCCGCGCCTCGCTGACCGGACCGCACGCCCATTTCGCCGAGCGTCTGGGCCGCGTTCTTCGCTATCCGGCCGACGTCTCGCCCTGGCTCGCACTGCCGGATCTCCCGGACGCGGAGGACTGGGCCGACGTTGCGGCACTCGCCGGCCCCGGAGCGTCCGTCACCCTCACCGCGCTGCGTGAGCCGCCGCCCGGCGACTGGGAGGTCACCTTCCGCGCGGAGGGCGTCCAGCTCGTCGACGACGGGGTGGCAGCGGCCCCCGAGCCGGAGGCCGTCCTCCTCGGCCCGGCCGATGTGCCGGAGATGCTCGACCTGGTCGCACGGACCCGCCCCGGACCGTTCCTGCCACGCACCGTCGAGCTCGGCACCTACCTGGGTATCCGCCGCGACGGGGCCCTCGTGGCCATGGCCGGGGAACGGCTTCACCCGACCGGCTGGAGCGAGATCAGCGGCGTCTGCACGGACGAATCCGTGCGCGGCCAGGGGCTGGCCACACGGCTCGTACTCGCCGTGGCCCACGAGATCAGGGAGCGTGGCGAGACGCCGTTCCTGCACGCGTCGGCAACCAACACGAACGCCATCAGGCTCTACGAGTCGCTGGGCTTCCGGCTCCGGCGCCGGACATCGTTCCTCTCCGTCGTCGTACCGCCGGACCTGCCGGTGTCCGACCGCACCCGCGGCGCGGACGACGCGCGGGCGGAAGCGTTGCGCTGACCTCGAGCCGTCGCTCCCGCAGTCCCGCTTCCTGCATCTGCAGTCCCGGTCCGGAAGTCCCGGACCGAAGGAAGGGACCTTCGGCCCGGGACTTCCGGACCGAATTGCCGTCGGTCCGCCCCGCCCCGGGACTTTTGGCACGGCCCATGAGGCCGTAAGCCTCGTGTGCCGAACGCCGGATGCCGGGTGGACTGGAAGATGAGTGCCGGAACCCTCCGGCGCCTGCAGGAGGAGGCAGTGCAGTGACGATCGGGCTCCAGCGCTCCGCAGCCGTACGCAGTGCGGTGCTGCCGGTGACCGACGCAGGGGAAGCCGAGGCCTCCGCGGCCCGGGTCGGGAACGCGGCGTTGTTCGGCGGTCTGGCTCTGCTGACCGCTTTGATCGTCGTCCTTGACGTGACGACCGGCAACGACCTGCGCATCGTGCCTCTGCTGGTCGTCGTGCCCGCATTTGTCTCGGTCTTCGGCACCATCCGGCAGACGGTGGGCGTCGCCACCTGGATCATGGCCGTCGTCGTCGCTTCCCGGCTGGTGTCCGGGGGGTCGTTCTGGGATCTTGCCAGCGGAGTCGTCTTCACGGTGCTGGCCTGTGGCCTGGGTGTCGGTTCCTGTGTGCTGCGGATCCGTCACGCCACCGAGATCGCCAGACTGCGCACCGCGGCGGTCGCTCTCCAACGGCAGATCCTGCGCCCGCTGCCCGTCCTGACCGGCCATGTCGTCGCCCACGGGGTCTACGCCCCGATCGAGGAGGACCGGCTGGTCGGGGGCGACATCTACGAGATCGTCGAATCGCCCTACGGAACACGGGTGATCATCGGCGATGTCCAGGGCAAGGGGATCGCGGCCATCGGAGCGGGGTTCGCCGCACTCGGCGCGTTCCGGGAGGCGGCCATCCGCGAGCCCACCCTGACCGGAGTGGCGGACGCACTGGAGGACGCGGTCGTCCGCCACAACACCTTCTCCGCCCAGACCGGTGAGACCGAACGTTTCGTCACCGCCCTGATCCTCGGCATCGACGACGGCGACCGGGTGCTGGCCGTGAACTGCGGCCATCTGCCTCCCCGGCTGCTGCATGACGGTGCTGCCGCCCCGGTGCCGCTCCGGCAGACCTCCGTCCCGCTCGGCATGGCCGAGCTCAGCAGCGAGCCGCGCGTGGCGGAACAACTCGACTTCCCGTCCGGCGCGACGCTCCTGGTCTTCACCGACGGAGTGACCGAGGCCCGCAACTCCGTCGGCACCTTCTACCCGCTGGACACCCGGCTCGGCCGCTGGGCAGGGAGCGGGTCGCGCGAGGTGCTGGACGCCCTCCATGCGGATCTCGACGCCTTCACCGGCGGCGTACGACGCGACGACATCGCGGTACTCGCGCTGCGCAGGGCGCCGGCCGGGAGCCGCAGCCCCGTACTGGCCGGCGAGGGCGCGCGACGTGCTGCGCAGGCATTCGGCGAACGGTAGACGACGGGCATCTGCTGGTCCCCGTCCGGATCGTCGACGCCAACCTCAGGTGGTCTTCCGCTCCGGTCGGTGCCGAGCAACGAGCTCGTAGCGGGCGATCCGAGTCACGGCGAGGCGCCCACAGCGCCGTCCCGTGCTCAGAGCACCGAAGGGTCGGCGAAATCCACTTCCGACGCGGGCAGCACACGGATGTTCCGCCCGGGGAAGTCGATGTGCCGGTAGATCTCGTTGTGGTGCGCGATCGACTGCCCCGGCCGGACGTAATCGCCGGAGTCGGGACGGACGGATGTGGTGTGCCCGTCGGCGACCAGCACCACGTCGTACCGGTGGCTCAGCGCCTGCCGCGCCGTGGTGTCCACGCAGATCTCGGTCGCGAACCCGGTGACGACCACCTCGGTGACTCCCAGCGCCGTGAGGGTCTTGTCGAGATGCGTGTCCAGGAAGCTGTCCGCGCTGGTCTTGTGGACGACCTGCTCGTCTGCGGCGGGCGCGAGGTCGGGCACGATCTGCCAGCCCTCGGTACCGGCCTCCATGCCGTTGCCCCGGTGCTGGATGGTCACGACCGGTACGCCGGCGGCTCTGGCGCGTTCGCGGAGTCCGGCGATCACGGCGACGGTCTCCGCGGCCCGGTGCGCGATCGCCACCAAGCTGTTCTGCATGTCGATCACGAGCAGCGCGGAGGAGTGAGGCATGTGCCCACCGTAGCGGGCTCCCCCGGGCAGCGAGGTGGTCCCGGCGAAACGGCCTCCATGGGCCCGCACCGGGGCGTCCGGTGATCAGTGCGATCCGGGCGGGGCCGTGCGTATCCGTATCAGCGCGGCGCCGAGCCCCAGCCAGACGGCGGCGAACAGCCATCCGGCCGCCACGTCCGTCGCCCAGTGCACTCCGAGCAGAACCCGGCTCGTCCCGACGGCTGCGGCCCAGCAGCCGAGCAGGACGGCTGCGGCGGCGGTGCCGGTGCCTCTGCCAGGGGCAGCGGCGCGGGCCCGGCGAAGCCGCGCCCGGTGACCGATTGCCGCCACCAGCAGACCCGCCGTCAGCGCGGATGTCGTCGCGTGCCCGGACGGGAAGGCGAACCCGGAGGCGTGGGTCGCCCAGTCGCCCGCCGCCGGGCGGGGGCGTGCGATCGCTTCCATCAGGCAGAGGCGTAGTGCCTGCCCGAGCAGCAGGAAGGCGAGGGCGCCTGCCGCGTACGTCAGGCGGTGGCGTACGTCCCGGCCGGCGGTCAGCCCGGCGGCCACGGCGGCGGCGTAAGGGAACACACCTGTACCCGTCGCCGTGACCGCCCTGGACACGCTGACGACAGCGGCGGGCCGATGGTGGAGGGACCAGGTGTGCGCGGCCCGGTCGATCGGCAGCACGGACCCGTGCCGGGCCGTGAGGACCACCGCCGTCAGGCCCAGGAATCCGACGACCCCGATCAGTGCGGCCCCGAGCGCCGTACGGATGCGAGGTGCGATCGGATCCTCGGGGAACCGGGCCTGCTCCACCGCCGAGGTCTCCCCGCTCACCGCGCCGCCACCAGTGGACGCAGCCGGCTCTCGCGCAGCCGTGCGACGGCCGGAGCGCAGCGTCGGGCGGCGACGGTCAGCGGCAGGGCTACGAGCGCACCGGTGACCAGCCCGATGAGCACGTCGTGCGGATAGTGCACACCGATCCAGACCCGCGACACCGCCATCAGCAGCGCCGCAGGGACGGCGACCGCGCCGAGCCGGCGGTCGGTCAGCAGGATCGCGACCGTCGCGGCTGCCGCAACGGCGGCGTGATTGCTGGGGAAGGACCAGTCGCCCAGCGGCGGGCATACCTCCACGGTGACCGCATGCAGGGTGCGGCACGGCCGCTGTTCATGGACGGCGAGCTTCAGCAGATCGTTGGCCCCGTAGGCGGCCACCACGATCAGGGGCGCACAGAGCGCCATGGCCGCGCGGGTCGGGTCCCAGGCGCGGGACCGCCACCAGGCCGCGAGCATCAGCACGGCGTAGAGCCCGAGACCGTAGTCCGACCAGGCGTGGATCGTGGAGTCCAGAGCGGCGGGGGACTGCCGGGCGAGCTCGGTGATCGAGGTGTAGAGGCCACCGTCGAGCGAGGTGGCGGTCGAGGCGAGCAGCATCAGTTCCGGTCTCCTTCGGCGGCGCGCCCGCCGCGCGAGCGCAGCAGCTCGGCAGCGAGGGGGATGAGGGAGACGACGACCACGACGGCCACGATCGGCAGGAGATAGCGGTCCACATTCGGCACCGACGACCCCAGCCCGTAGCCCGCGAGCACCAGCCCGACCGTCCAGATCGTTCCGCCGACGATCTGCCAGAGCGCGAACTGCCCGGCCGGCACGTTGAGCGCCCCGGCCAAGGGGTTGAGCACCGTACGCACCACGGGGACGAAGCGGGCCAGCACGATCGCCCGCGCATGGCCGTATCTGTCGAGCAGTTCCTCCGCGCGGCTCGCGCCCTCGTGCAGTCTCCTGGCCCGGCTCCGGGCCAGCAGGGCGCGGCCGCCGCGGCGCCCGATCCAGTACCCGGTCTGTGCGCCGAGCAGCGCACCGATCACGGAAGCGATGAGCACCTGGGACAGGGCCAGACGGACCGGGCCGTGGGTGCCGGGAACACTGAGCAGTCCCGCGGTGAACAGCAGGGAGTCGCCGGGGAGGAAGAAGCCGACGAGCAGCCCTGTCTCGGCGAACAGCACGGCCGCGATGCCCAGTACGCCGAACGCGGCGAGCAGTGACCCCGCGTCCAGCAGGTTCACCGCTTGCGGCGCGGCCGCCAGTGAGGATACGGACACGGCGGAGGGCCTCCCATAATGGTGAGCGGGCGTTCCGGCGGAACGCTCGACTGACTACAGTGATGTAGACGGTCTACATCACTGTAGACGCTCAAGGCGGGAGGAGAGTTCCATGTCCCAGGCGCAGGGGATATCGAGCGGGGATCCGGACCCGCTCGGGCCCGGTGAGACAAGCCCTCGACCGCATGGCGGGCCGGGCCCTGAGTCCGGTTCGGCGCCGAGCGCGGAGCGACGGCCGGCCGGGGAGCTGGAATCCACGGTCCTGGCGGCCCTGTGGGCGGCCGACGCCCCGCTCACCCCCGGTCAGGTGCAGGGCGCCCTCGGCGCGCCCCTGGCCCGCACCACCGTCACCACGATCCTGACCAGGCTGTACGAGAAGGGCACGGTCACCCGCACCCGTTCGGGGCGCGGCTTCGCGTACACCCCCACCGAGGACGCGCCCGGTCTCACCGCCCGCCGGATGCACAGCGAACTGCGGAAGGAGGAGGACCGCAGCACCGTGCTGGCCCGATTCGTCTCGCAGCTCACCGACGAGGACGAGCAGCTGCTCAGGGAGCTGCTCGACGGAGACACCCGATGATCTACGCCGTGTGGGTTCCGCTGCTGACGCCGTTCGTCGCGGTCCCAGCGGCCCGCCGCCTGGCGGATGCCCTGTCACCCGTGCGCGCCGTGCGGCTGCTCGCCTCGACGGCCGTCGGCCTCGCCCTGTTCAGCACGCTCGCCCTGGTGCTGCTCGTGGTGCCCGGCGCGACCCGGCTCTCCGCCGTCGCCGCGGTCGGCGAACTCGTGAAGCCGCTTGCCGACGCCGCACCCGACGTGACCGTCCCGCTCGCAGCCGCCGCAGTCGCCCTGTTGGCCGGGTGCGCCGTCGCAGTCACCCGCACGGCCCGCCGCCACTGGGCGGAGCTGCATCGCGCAGGCGTGCCGGGCAACGGCTCGGACGGTGAACTGGCCGTCGTGCGCGACAACCGCCCCGACGCCTATGCGCTGCCCGGTCTCCCCGGCAGCCCCGGCCGGATCGTCGTCACCACCGGAATGCTGCGCGCCCTGGACCCCGCCGAACGAGACGCCCTGCTCGCACACGAGCGCGCCCACCTCGCGGGTCGCCACCACCTCTTCCTCGCGGCAGCCGAACTGGCCGCCCTCTGCCACCCCGCGCTGCGCTTCCTGCGTGCCCCCATGGGCTACGCGCTGGAGCGCTGCGCCGACGAGGCGGCGGCCGTGGCGGTCGGCGACCGGCGGGTCGCGGCACGCGCGATCGGCCGAGCCGCGCTCGCCGTGCGCGCCGCCGAAGAAGTCGAGGGTCGTCCCCGCGTGGCGCTCGCCGCAACGGCGGGGCCGGTACCGCGCCGGGTCGCGGCGCTGCTCGGCCGGGCGACCCCCCGGCCGCGTGTCGGCCGTGCGGCCGCGGCGGCACTCCTGGCGTGCCTGGCCCTGTCCGGAGCGGCCGCGCTCGACGCGACACATGATCTGCACAGCAGCATCGAGGTGGCGCAGGGCGAGAGCCCGGAGCACTGAGACCGCACGGCGCGGTTCTCCTTCCCGCGAGCGCCGAGCGTGTGCGGCCGGGGCAACTCCTCGCCGACGGCCGGGGTCCAGGGCTCTGCCCGCCGTCGAGCCACGCCGTCGACCGACGACGGCGTGGTTACACTGGCCGTCATGGGTTGGTACTACTTCTTCCGCTGATTCCGGGCAGGGACGCCACCGCGCGCCGAGCGTCGCCCTGTGACCCGTGCGGTCACCACCGCGTGCTGCGCATCCCTTCTCTCTGCCCATCGGACCCCCGCCTCCGCAGCGCCCCTTTCGTGCGCCGTCGAGGGCATGCCACCTCAGGGAAGCCCACCCATGCCCGTCCAGCACGATCACGCCCAACTGACCTTGAAAGACGTCTCCAAGGCGTACGGAGACCGAACCGTCCTCGACCAGGTGTCACTCACCGTCCGCCCCGGCGACCGCGTGGGCGTGATCGGTGAGAACGGCTCCGGGAAGTCCACACTGCTCCGGCTGATGGCCGGGGCCGAGAAGCCGGACACCGGCGACGTCTCCGTCCGGTTCCACGCCGGCATCGGCCACCTCTCCCAGACCCTTGCCCTCGGCGCCGCCCACACCGTGCAGGACACCGTCGACGCGGCACTCGCAGAGCTGCGTGAACTGGAACGGCGGATCCGCACCGCGGAAGCCGCGCTGGCCACCTCCGAGACCCCGTCCGAGGCCGAACTCGCCGCATACGGTGACCTGTTGACGGCGTATGAGGAACGCGACGGCTACCGGGCCGATGCCCGTGCAGACGCCGCGCTGCACGGCCTCGGAGTCGGCCACCTCACCCGTGACCGCTCTCTCGGCACCCTGTCCGGCGGCGAACAGTC from Streptomyces sp. NBC_01707 includes the following:
- a CDS encoding BlaI/MecI/CopY family transcriptional regulator, with product MESTVLAALWAADAPLTPGQVQGALGAPLARTTVTTILTRLYEKGTVTRTRSGRGFAYTPTEDAPGLTARRMHSELRKEEDRSTVLARFVSQLTDEDEQLLRELLDGDTR
- a CDS encoding M56 family metallopeptidase; the protein is MIYAVWVPLLTPFVAVPAARRLADALSPVRAVRLLASTAVGLALFSTLALVLLVVPGATRLSAVAAVGELVKPLADAAPDVTVPLAAAAVALLAGCAVAVTRTARRHWAELHRAGVPGNGSDGELAVVRDNRPDAYALPGLPGSPGRIVVTTGMLRALDPAERDALLAHERAHLAGRHHLFLAAAELAALCHPALRFLRAPMGYALERCADEAAAVAVGDRRVAARAIGRAALAVRAAEEVEGRPRVALAATAGPVPRRVAALLGRATPRPRVGRAAAAALLACLALSGAAALDATHDLHSSIEVAQGESPEH